The following proteins come from a genomic window of Pseudomonadota bacterium:
- a CDS encoding DUF465 domain-containing protein, with product MAETDHTLAGRLSELRLEHRALDQAIESMGQTGADELNIRRLKKRKLKLRDQITILESQLIPDIDA from the coding sequence GTGGCTGAAACCGATCATACGTTGGCGGGGCGACTGTCGGAGCTGAGGCTGGAACATCGCGCACTGGATCAGGCCATCGAGTCTATGGGTCAGACCGGCGCTGATGAGCTCAACATTCGCCGCCTGAAGAAACGCAAGCTCAAGCTGCGCGATCAGATCACGATTCTGGAAAGCCAGCTGATCCCCGATATCGACGCCTAG
- the plsB gene encoding glycerol-3-phosphate 1-O-acyltransferase PlsB, whose protein sequence is MATHLTPRRSSARLSDSLFGRLLRALVKEKVMPREPAIDPDRPICYVIESDALSNLLILQKACRDRGLPLPLDPLDLENEQPSDRRVIGLQTLRGLLFRRPDWRPHLQELNAMTRVLEARPDLDLQLVPVSIFLGRRPDKETGFFRILFSENWTVAGRLRRLLALLLHGRNTLLQFSQPIELREALDENLGRPRTVRKISRLLRVHFRRRRTAVVGPDLSHRRTALDQILRTRKVRDAIRTEADKNSQPIRRVRRRAAGYAREIAADYSHTMILIMSRLLGWFWNRIYDGVHVHNEQHLDEVPPGAEIIYVPCHRSHIDYLLVSYLVYHSGFAVPHIAAGVNLNMPVVGSVIRRCGAFYLRRSFRANALYSTVFTEYLDTIFSRGVSLEYFIEGTRSRTGRLLKPRTGMLSMTVRSYLRHQERPVVFVPVYFGYEQLVEGDSYLGELSGGRKKKETLSGLIRSFSILKKKFGQMHVSYGKPVLLADHLDQQEPQWRELIPTDDQRPPWLAGAVDQLGDRIMRRINSAAVVNPMNLLAIALLSSPRNAMAVDDLESQIDLLRELLIRLPLSPHAAVTDLTGREVIEYCDQFGLVERRSDSLGDMVVCSEKNAWLLSYFRNNSLHAVALYSWCACVFRNNMSFRREDFERMARVLYPFLKDELFLPWTGEEFLEACDKCLAQFRQLGLLVASEQPDVLQRVRGETLQALQLSMLSQPIFSSLERFYITVALLVKNGPGTMTASELENQCHHTAKRLAVTVAFETPEFFDKALFRNFIRILRREGVLTTSEDGKLVFNEALEIVIRDAKTVLSKEVRHNIWRLSPAPKPVEEMAA, encoded by the coding sequence ATGGCGACCCACCTCACACCCAGACGTTCTTCCGCGCGCTTGTCGGACTCCCTGTTCGGCCGACTGCTGCGCGCCCTGGTGAAAGAAAAGGTCATGCCGCGGGAGCCGGCCATCGACCCGGATCGACCGATCTGTTACGTGATTGAGTCGGACGCGCTGTCAAACCTGCTGATTTTGCAGAAAGCGTGTCGGGATCGTGGCCTGCCGCTCCCGCTCGACCCACTGGACCTGGAAAACGAGCAGCCGTCCGATCGACGGGTGATCGGTCTGCAGACTCTGCGAGGCCTGTTGTTCCGACGACCCGACTGGCGGCCGCATCTGCAGGAGCTCAACGCCATGACCCGGGTGCTGGAGGCTCGGCCAGACCTGGATCTGCAGCTGGTCCCCGTGTCGATTTTCCTCGGTCGTCGGCCGGATAAGGAAACCGGATTCTTCCGTATCCTGTTTTCGGAAAACTGGACCGTCGCGGGCCGGCTTCGCCGTCTCCTGGCGCTGCTGCTCCACGGTCGCAACACGCTGCTCCAGTTTTCACAGCCTATCGAGCTGCGCGAGGCGCTGGACGAAAATCTCGGCCGCCCCCGAACCGTCAGAAAGATCTCGCGGCTGCTGCGAGTGCACTTTCGCCGGCGGCGGACCGCCGTGGTGGGACCCGACCTGTCCCACCGTCGCACCGCGCTCGATCAAATTCTGCGCACCCGCAAGGTGCGCGACGCGATCCGTACGGAAGCCGATAAAAACAGCCAGCCGATCCGACGCGTGCGCCGCCGTGCGGCGGGCTACGCGAGGGAAATTGCCGCCGACTATTCGCACACCATGATCCTGATCATGTCACGGCTGCTCGGCTGGTTCTGGAATCGGATTTATGACGGCGTTCACGTCCACAACGAACAGCATCTGGATGAGGTACCGCCGGGGGCAGAGATCATTTACGTGCCCTGCCACCGTAGTCATATCGACTATCTGCTGGTGTCGTATCTGGTTTACCACTCGGGCTTTGCGGTGCCGCATATCGCCGCCGGCGTGAATCTGAACATGCCCGTGGTCGGCTCCGTGATCCGCCGCTGCGGTGCTTTTTATCTGCGCCGGAGCTTTCGGGCGAACGCGCTCTACTCCACCGTCTTCACCGAGTACCTGGACACCATCTTTTCGCGCGGTGTGTCGCTCGAGTATTTCATCGAGGGTACCCGCAGCCGCACCGGGCGGCTGCTCAAGCCCCGCACCGGCATGCTGTCGATGACGGTTCGAAGCTACCTGCGCCACCAGGAGCGCCCGGTGGTTTTTGTGCCGGTATATTTCGGCTATGAGCAGCTGGTTGAAGGCGACTCCTATCTGGGCGAGCTGTCAGGCGGACGCAAGAAGAAAGAGACCTTATCCGGGCTTATCCGCTCCTTCTCGATCCTCAAGAAGAAGTTCGGGCAGATGCATGTGAGCTACGGTAAACCGGTGCTGCTGGCCGACCACCTCGACCAGCAGGAGCCGCAGTGGCGCGAGCTGATTCCCACCGACGACCAGCGACCGCCCTGGCTCGCCGGCGCCGTCGACCAGCTTGGCGATCGCATCATGCGCCGGATCAACTCCGCCGCGGTGGTCAATCCGATGAACCTGCTGGCCATCGCGCTGCTTTCGAGTCCGCGTAACGCGATGGCGGTCGATGACCTGGAATCCCAGATCGATCTGCTGCGCGAGCTGCTGATTCGTCTGCCGCTGTCGCCTCACGCTGCGGTGACCGACCTCACCGGCCGAGAGGTGATCGAATACTGCGATCAATTCGGGCTGGTCGAGCGGCGCAGCGATAGCCTCGGCGACATGGTGGTCTGCAGCGAAAAGAACGCCTGGCTGCTGTCGTACTTTCGTAATAATTCGCTGCACGCAGTGGCCCTTTACTCCTGGTGCGCCTGCGTATTTCGCAACAACATGAGCTTTCGGCGGGAGGACTTTGAGCGCATGGCGCGCGTGCTCTACCCGTTCCTTAAAGACGAGCTGTTCCTGCCCTGGACCGGCGAAGAGTTTTTAGAAGCGTGCGACAAGTGTTTGGCACAGTTTCGCCAGCTAGGCCTGCTGGTGGCCTCCGAGCAGCCGGACGTGCTGCAGCGGGTTCGCGGCGAAACGCTGCAGGCGCTGCAGCTCTCGATGCTCAGCCAGCCGATCTTCTCCTCGCTGGAGCGCTTCTACATCACTGTCGCGCTGCTGGTGAAAAACGGCCCGGGCACGATGACGGCCTCGGAGCTGGAGAACCAGTGTCACCACACCGCCAAACGCCTGGCTGTTACAGTCGCTTTCGAAACGCCCGAATTCTTCGACAAGGCCCTGTTCAGAAACTTCATCCGGATCCTGCGCCGCGAGGGTGTGCTCACCACCTCCGAGGACGGCAAGCTGGTGTTCAACGAGGCGCTAGAAATTGTGATCCGAGACGCCAAGACGGTCCTGAGCAAAGAGGTCAGGCACAACATCTGGCGTCTCTCGCCGGCTCCTAAGCCGGTAGAGGAGATGGCGGCCTAG